From the genome of Biomphalaria glabrata chromosome 1, xgBioGlab47.1, whole genome shotgun sequence, one region includes:
- the LOC129925390 gene encoding fibropellin-3-like, producing the protein MAHLAVVITAFLALGAHAQLLDPCHNYHCFNGGHCTAPADFPHCVCPSGFSGSHCQTAVPVGRQIGFIWDPCANYQCANGGHCTAPADAPYCVCPVGFTGTHCTIATHIGKRIVISRDPCVNYHCENGGICTAPADAPYCLCPVGFAGNRCQSTLV; encoded by the exons ATGGCGCATTTGGCAGTTGTTATTACAGCATTTCTAGCTCTGGGAGCTCATG CTCAACTTCTGGATCCCTGCCATAACTATCATTGCTTCAACGGTGGTCATTGCACTGCCCCCGCGGACTTTCCGCATTGCgtttgtccttcaggattttcagGCTCTCACTGTCAAACAGCAGTACCTGTTGGAAGACAAAtag GATTCATTTGGGATCCATGTGCTAACTACCAATGTGCTAATGGGGGCCATTGTACTGCCCCAGCTGACGCCCCGTACTGTGTTTGTCCAGTAGGATTCACCGGAACTCATTGTACAATAGCAACCCATATAGGCAAACGTATTG ttaTATCACGTGACCCTTGTGTTAATTATCATTGTGAAAATGGAGGTATTTGTACAGCACCAGCAGATGCGCCATATTGTCTGTGTCCTGTGGGTTTCGCCGGAAACAGATGTCAGTCGACACTTGTGTAA